In the genome of Hymenobacter cellulosivorans, one region contains:
- the porU2 gene encoding putative type IX secretion system sortase PorU2: MPRSYINYNVADAPSGRVQFHVTVNGALTPGARNWFRMVSARVIHPVASAWPTGQRDVRFLNDSTLGSAPAFYQLSNLPAAVRGYDITDPYNVQRVEGVASGTGRGFVFPSAVPGATTRSLLLSDTDKALVPPLPAKRVQFRTINPASYNFLIVSNAFLMTPTGTSQNPVRDYAIYRSTRFDTLLVTSEQLYDQFHYGEKSALAIRQFAQYMLTNTRPKYLLLLGQGLGAGEFGDGGYYRQNPNGFRETSTSPLVRDLVPTSTRSASDLFFTADWARNDYAGRMGTGRIAASTPAEVLAYLDKLKQYEQNLDASTENQPWRKNTLNLLGAKEDYEFPEFSRYLNHYKTKHIERPFFAGKVVNTYSSIGIATSKNISADLNAGLSLITYFGHGDPAQLQLDLGDINDPTLGYNNVGKYPIMFINGCAAGNAFRAPRARYAQDWVLAPQKGAIGLLSETGFGYSGELDAYQDSIFQVLLNDPVWYSRPVADVQNEAIRRLQKTAFISESAISSWMGTVWHADPALRMYSPLQPDYTFGSPALEIRPVGSEPVRAKSESFKLLVRVKNTGKVIRNQLDFLIERKYDSGQATETTTRSERPPVLLGDTTYVFILNNPPSPAKVFGNSTFTVTLDHQNKIAELSETNNQAKYDFVFLQEGVTLLNPPEFALVAPNNVRLVGQTNDPAGPVRGFELELDTVPTFNSAVIMRTKINAALLADWRPKLPTLAGRDSVVWYWRMRFETPSAGENKEWSTSSFRVVRGTTGGWSQSHHGQYKRDELTGLNVAAPSGKWSFDPITQAINLQTKGGGDGSAVTYQPGYGIQLGAEPVNNVDCGVNSPNILVAVYDGITLKPLRNIGGGPYDSCGQAPNPYYHFASKDADNINASARQAQLLSLLTNIPQGAYVALVSVNKVNFSSFSPALKAAFTALGAQRINSLQDSDPYALFSRKGVGTAQEATASTSSTVPRNSQVVTLSGALNTFGTTGTLASVRIGPAQEWTTLHHTIRTEPSDSYKLQLVGIDTLGVSRVFDTNVTNRAYSLANINAKTYPYLQLALTATDAVNRTAPQIKQLLVTYRGYPEGIVRRDSVLAKTPKAYDPATLAEQAKGDGIIRVPVIFQNVSALPFGTPLKATFRLRSATKEISKEIPLNALNANGTIAFDAELSILDGLYGDITGSITLNINEKGRRLPELFYFNNDLSIPSFQIEDRSVPPVLDVAFDGQRILNGDIVSPRPVISVVLTDEDLRRPITDRNAFDLVLTPRNGMPKKVDLMASNVTFTTDPAKGTARIDYEPGQAEPLTDGQYTLEVQGRDATGRSAGTENYKVQFEVVNASSITNIFPYPNPITHKAKFVFTLTGAELPRNMKIQIMTLTGKVVREIMMQEMGIVRIGNNITDYAWDGTDEYGDRLANGTYLYRVVMDDPQNQFERRNTVADKAFKNGWGKLVLLR; this comes from the coding sequence GTGCCCCGCTCGTATATTAATTATAACGTTGCTGATGCTCCTAGCGGTAGGGTTCAGTTCCACGTTACGGTAAACGGGGCACTGACTCCAGGCGCGCGCAACTGGTTTCGGATGGTGTCGGCCCGGGTTATTCATCCCGTGGCAAGTGCCTGGCCTACCGGCCAGCGGGACGTACGCTTCTTGAATGACTCGACGCTGGGCTCGGCCCCGGCCTTTTACCAGCTCAGCAACCTGCCCGCCGCCGTGCGTGGCTACGATATTACGGACCCCTACAACGTGCAGCGGGTAGAGGGGGTAGCAAGCGGTACTGGGCGCGGCTTTGTGTTTCCGAGTGCCGTGCCCGGGGCCACTACCCGCTCCCTGCTGCTTTCGGATACTGATAAAGCTCTGGTGCCGCCGTTGCCCGCTAAGCGGGTGCAGTTTCGCACGATCAATCCGGCTTCTTACAACTTCTTGATTGTAAGCAATGCCTTCCTGATGACACCGACCGGCACCTCTCAAAATCCGGTGCGCGACTATGCCATCTACCGCTCTACCCGCTTCGATACCCTGCTCGTAACCAGTGAGCAGCTCTACGACCAGTTTCACTACGGAGAGAAGTCGGCGCTGGCCATCCGGCAGTTTGCTCAGTACATGCTTACCAACACCCGCCCGAAATATCTGCTGTTGCTGGGGCAGGGCCTCGGGGCGGGCGAGTTTGGGGACGGGGGGTACTACCGCCAGAACCCGAACGGGTTTAGGGAAACCAGCACCAGCCCGTTGGTGCGGGACTTGGTGCCGACCAGCACCCGCAGCGCTTCGGACCTCTTTTTCACGGCCGACTGGGCCCGTAATGACTACGCCGGCCGCATGGGTACGGGAAGAATTGCGGCTAGTACCCCGGCTGAAGTACTGGCTTACCTCGACAAGCTCAAGCAGTACGAGCAGAACCTGGATGCCTCTACCGAAAACCAGCCCTGGCGCAAAAACACGCTCAACCTGCTCGGCGCCAAGGAAGATTATGAGTTTCCGGAATTCTCACGCTATCTGAACCACTACAAGACCAAGCACATTGAGCGACCGTTCTTTGCTGGTAAGGTGGTCAATACCTATTCCAGCATTGGAATAGCTACTTCCAAGAACATTTCAGCCGATCTGAACGCCGGGCTTTCCCTGATAACCTATTTCGGCCACGGTGACCCCGCTCAGCTGCAGCTCGACCTGGGCGACATCAACGACCCCACGCTGGGCTATAACAACGTGGGCAAGTACCCCATTATGTTTATCAATGGATGCGCGGCTGGTAATGCCTTCCGGGCCCCGCGGGCCCGCTACGCCCAGGACTGGGTACTGGCCCCGCAGAAAGGTGCTATTGGGTTATTGAGCGAAACCGGCTTTGGGTATTCCGGCGAGCTGGATGCCTACCAGGATTCTATCTTTCAGGTGCTGCTCAACGACCCGGTATGGTACAGCCGCCCGGTGGCCGACGTGCAGAACGAAGCCATTCGCCGCTTGCAGAAAACGGCCTTTATATCAGAATCGGCCATCAGCTCCTGGATGGGCACCGTGTGGCACGCCGATCCGGCCCTACGCATGTATTCCCCCCTGCAGCCTGACTACACCTTCGGGTCTCCGGCCCTGGAAATTCGGCCCGTAGGTTCGGAACCGGTGCGGGCCAAATCCGAAAGCTTTAAACTGCTGGTACGGGTGAAAAATACGGGCAAGGTCATCCGGAATCAGTTGGACTTCCTGATTGAACGCAAGTACGATTCCGGTCAGGCAACGGAGACAACAACCCGGAGCGAGAGGCCCCCAGTTCTGCTGGGTGATACCACGTATGTCTTCATCCTGAACAACCCACCAAGCCCCGCAAAGGTCTTCGGTAACAGCACCTTTACGGTAACTCTGGACCACCAGAATAAGATTGCCGAGCTCAGCGAAACCAACAACCAGGCAAAATACGACTTCGTGTTCCTGCAAGAAGGCGTAACGCTGCTGAATCCGCCGGAATTTGCCCTGGTAGCTCCCAACAACGTGCGTCTGGTGGGCCAAACCAACGACCCGGCTGGGCCCGTCCGGGGCTTTGAGCTGGAGCTGGATACCGTACCGACTTTCAATAGCGCGGTTATTATGCGCACCAAAATCAACGCGGCGCTGCTGGCCGACTGGCGGCCCAAGCTGCCTACCCTGGCCGGCCGCGACAGTGTGGTGTGGTACTGGCGGATGCGCTTCGAAACGCCCTCCGCCGGCGAAAACAAAGAGTGGAGCACCAGCTCCTTCCGGGTGGTGCGTGGCACTACCGGCGGCTGGTCGCAAAGCCACCACGGTCAGTACAAGCGCGACGAACTAACGGGCCTGAACGTGGCGGCGCCCTCGGGCAAGTGGAGCTTCGACCCGATTACGCAAGCCATAAATCTGCAAACCAAGGGGGGAGGCGACGGCTCGGCCGTGACGTACCAGCCAGGTTACGGTATTCAGCTGGGTGCCGAGCCGGTAAACAACGTGGATTGCGGCGTGAACTCGCCCAACATTCTCGTTGCGGTATACGACGGAATTACGCTCAAGCCCCTGCGCAACATCGGCGGTGGCCCCTACGATTCCTGCGGGCAGGCGCCCAATCCGTACTACCACTTTGCCAGCAAAGACGCAGACAATATCAATGCCTCGGCGCGCCAGGCCCAGCTGCTGAGCCTGCTGACCAACATTCCGCAGGGAGCCTACGTGGCCCTGGTTTCAGTGAATAAAGTCAACTTCAGCTCGTTTTCACCCGCGCTGAAGGCGGCTTTCACGGCCCTGGGTGCTCAGCGCATCAACTCCTTGCAGGACAGTGACCCCTACGCGCTCTTCAGCCGCAAAGGCGTAGGCACTGCCCAGGAAGCTACGGCCTCTACCAGCAGTACGGTGCCGCGCAACAGCCAAGTTGTTACGCTCAGCGGCGCGCTGAACACCTTCGGAACCACCGGCACGCTGGCTTCGGTCCGCATCGGTCCGGCCCAGGAGTGGACCACGCTGCACCACACCATCCGGACCGAGCCTTCGGACAGCTACAAGCTGCAGCTGGTCGGTATCGATACGCTGGGCGTGAGCCGGGTGTTTGATACCAATGTGACAAACCGGGCGTACTCGCTGGCGAATATTAATGCCAAGACCTATCCGTATCTGCAGTTGGCACTCACCGCCACGGATGCCGTCAACCGCACGGCCCCGCAGATCAAGCAGCTGCTGGTAACCTACCGGGGCTACCCCGAAGGCATTGTGCGGCGCGACTCGGTGCTGGCTAAAACGCCCAAGGCCTACGACCCTGCTACCCTGGCCGAGCAGGCCAAAGGTGACGGCATCATTCGAGTGCCGGTTATCTTCCAGAACGTATCGGCTCTGCCCTTTGGCACCCCGCTGAAGGCTACTTTCAGGCTGCGCAGCGCCACGAAGGAAATCTCCAAGGAAATCCCGCTGAATGCTCTGAACGCCAACGGTACTATTGCCTTCGACGCCGAGCTAAGCATCCTTGATGGACTCTACGGGGACATTACCGGTTCCATTACGCTCAACATTAATGAGAAGGGCCGCCGCCTGCCCGAGCTGTTCTATTTCAACAACGACCTGTCGATTCCCTCCTTCCAGATAGAGGACCGCAGCGTGCCGCCCGTACTGGACGTAGCCTTCGATGGGCAGCGCATCCTCAACGGCGACATCGTTTCGCCGCGGCCCGTTATTTCGGTGGTACTGACCGACGAGGACCTTCGACGGCCCATCACCGACCGCAACGCCTTCGACTTGGTGCTGACGCCGCGCAATGGTATGCCGAAAAAGGTCGACCTGATGGCCTCAAACGTGACCTTCACCACCGACCCCGCCAAGGGTACCGCCCGCATTGACTACGAGCCGGGCCAGGCCGAGCCACTGACCGATGGGCAGTACACGCTGGAAGTGCAGGGCCGCGACGCTACCGGCCGCTCGGCCGGCACGGAAAACTACAAGGTGCAGTTTGAAGTCGTCAACGCCTCTTCCATTACTAACATCTTCCCGTACCCCAACCCAATTACCCACAAGGCCAAGTTCGTCTTTACCCTGACCGGGGCCGAGCTGCCGCGCAACATGAAAATCCAGATCATGACGCTGACGGGTAAGGTGGTACGCGAAATTATGATGCAGGAAATGGGCATCGTGCGCATCGGTAACAACATCACCGACTATGCCTGGGATGGCACCGACGAGTACGGCGACCGGCTGGCCAACGGTACTTACCTATACCGCGTGGTCATGGACGACCCGCAGAATCAGTTTGAGCGCCGCAACACCGTAGCCGACAAGGCCTTCAAGAACGGGTGGGGCAAGCTTGTTCTGCTGCGTTAA
- a CDS encoding putative type IX sorting system protein PorV2 gives MLHFSRIAPALLGAGLTLALATGAHAQSNDLTPKYSNDFLNIGVGGRALGMGNVQVSLVGDATAGYWNPAGLLNQKAKYDAVLMHSELFSGIVKNDYAAFSMPLDDKSAIGASLIRVGVDNIADTRALVNEYGQISYDRINYFSVADYALLLSYARKIGNVEGLKLAGNGKIIYRNVGKFANAWGFGIDAGLQYDYKNWRLGLMARDITTTFNAWSINSDEFQGVAAQNDSIPTNSTEITLPRFILGVGRSVKLPGQITALVAVDLELTTDGKRNTLVSSDAVSIDPKAGVEIGYKDLIYLRGGVSNFQKIDAAKSFDGKGGWRPQPSLGVGVAFSGLRLDLALSRLAVEKISGQNATNSVIVSLGYGFK, from the coding sequence ATGCTGCACTTCTCCCGAATTGCCCCCGCACTGCTTGGGGCGGGCCTGACCCTGGCACTTGCCACGGGCGCCCACGCTCAGTCCAACGACCTGACGCCCAAGTACAGCAACGACTTTCTCAACATCGGGGTAGGGGGCCGGGCCCTGGGCATGGGCAACGTGCAGGTGAGCCTGGTCGGCGACGCTACGGCCGGCTACTGGAATCCGGCGGGTTTGCTCAACCAGAAAGCCAAGTACGACGCGGTGCTGATGCATTCGGAGCTGTTTTCGGGCATCGTCAAGAATGACTACGCGGCCTTCTCCATGCCCCTGGATGATAAAAGTGCCATCGGGGCCAGCCTGATCCGCGTCGGCGTCGACAACATCGCCGACACTAGGGCCCTGGTTAATGAGTACGGGCAGATTTCCTACGACCGGATCAACTACTTCTCGGTGGCCGACTATGCGCTGCTGCTCTCCTATGCCCGCAAAATCGGGAATGTGGAGGGCCTGAAGCTGGCCGGCAACGGCAAGATCATCTACCGCAACGTGGGCAAGTTTGCCAATGCCTGGGGCTTCGGCATTGATGCCGGCCTGCAGTACGACTACAAGAACTGGCGCCTGGGCTTGATGGCCCGCGACATTACCACCACGTTCAACGCCTGGTCTATCAACTCTGACGAGTTTCAGGGGGTAGCCGCGCAGAACGACTCGATTCCGACCAACAGCACCGAAATTACCCTGCCCCGCTTTATTCTGGGCGTGGGCCGCAGCGTGAAGCTGCCCGGCCAGATTACGGCCCTGGTAGCCGTCGACCTGGAACTGACCACCGACGGCAAACGCAACACGCTCGTATCGAGCGACGCAGTGAGCATCGACCCCAAGGCCGGTGTGGAAATCGGCTACAAAGACCTGATTTATCTGCGCGGCGGGGTGAGCAACTTTCAAAAGATTGACGCCGCCAAGTCTTTTGATGGCAAGGGTGGCTGGCGGCCCCAGCCTTCCCTGGGCGTGGGCGTAGCCTTCAGCGGCCTGCGCCTGGACCTGGCCTTGTCGCGCCTGGCCGTCGAGAAAATAAGCGGCCAGAATGCCACCAACTCGGTTATCGTGTCGCTGGGCTACGGTTTCAAATAA
- a CDS encoding PadR family transcriptional regulator: MKVENTQVQMRKGILEFCILEIIARGEVYASDMLEELTSARMIVVEGTLYPLLTRLKNAGLLDYTWKESTSGPPRKYYTLTQDGQEFLHQLRLTWEEVQDSIRIIRQKPHLNGAATPTP; this comes from the coding sequence ATGAAAGTAGAGAACACCCAAGTGCAGATGCGGAAGGGCATCCTGGAGTTCTGCATCCTGGAAATCATTGCCCGCGGCGAGGTGTATGCGTCCGACATGCTGGAGGAGCTGACCTCCGCCCGCATGATCGTAGTGGAAGGCACGCTCTATCCACTGCTGACCCGCCTCAAAAATGCCGGCTTGCTTGATTATACCTGGAAAGAGTCCACCTCCGGACCGCCCCGCAAGTACTACACCCTCACCCAGGACGGCCAGGAATTCCTGCACCAGCTGCGCCTGACCTGGGAAGAAGTACAGGATTCGATTCGCATCATCCGCCAAAAACCTCACCTCAATGGCGCCGCAACCCCAACGCCGTAG
- a CDS encoding PspC domain-containing protein, whose translation MKKNISINLQGLIFHIEEDGYDVLSRYLAEVRAHFSGYRGHEEIVADIEGRIAELFAARTSSIKQVITLEDVQEMVGKMGRVSDFQSADDAEEEEAALAGGPEVYTNYAKAGNAAASAATAADTEPKRLYRDMANRKIAGVAAGIAHYFAVNPLWIRLAFIGLLIFPPIAFDNHGNDFGENLAGFSLIAYIILWIALPKKYDATSADEDPTFKKLYRDTDTGKVGGVSAGLSAYFKVDVVLIRVLFVAFVFAGGFAIPLYIVLWILLPEAKTVSDRMRMRGDALTLSSLDSNLRSNSEAGLDGAGNNRPVGAFLENFFHNVRPLFNFIGSALRIFIGVLMTITGFGILLGLVIALGVGLGMIPESQNIMLFDTPAYVALNAIPSWSLLPFFLVTAIPPLAMMLAGLGLLLRRSVLSRTANLTMFGLWLLGLVGSSVAIAQVARNFEEEAEVVQNQNFPALAATPRLFLDARRMDRSSSQWVDVELAAADSGAAVRVDKNFSASGPTQENARQMAVSSVSYTVRQSNDTTLVFDDHFTYRPGAAFRDQDVSLLVHLPRNKTFRMSQSFASMLDDDDFLNEQRPNDAYKHAYRLTGNKLECLNCTGEDLQDSFGNFDDEEDVETADNDSTDTTVDINSGDENFRIRVNTDEDEDGGVGVDIDIDDKGFSSDPSRYGSARRTFDLKGFRTIEAGGIYRVYVRQGPEFKVEAAGDERDLRNLRVETDGDELLIRDRNRNSFFSGMKGNHKPVLIRVQMPELTSLDISGISKANVAGFKDQSLQVQQSGACYAVLDVNVPRLDLDLTGASRADLRGTANDLNVEGSGACKVEGLRMNTQTADFDLSGMSKARVRVASRLRAELSGASRVEYAGSPERVQKDLSGSSRVTRLRTSGNE comes from the coding sequence ATGAAAAAGAATATCAGCATTAACCTCCAAGGCCTCATCTTCCACATCGAAGAAGATGGCTACGACGTACTGAGTCGCTACCTGGCCGAAGTACGGGCCCACTTTTCCGGCTACCGGGGTCACGAGGAAATCGTGGCCGACATTGAAGGCCGGATTGCCGAGCTGTTTGCCGCTCGCACCTCGTCTATCAAGCAGGTAATTACCCTGGAAGACGTGCAGGAAATGGTCGGCAAGATGGGCCGCGTCAGCGACTTTCAGTCGGCCGATGATGCCGAGGAAGAGGAAGCTGCCCTGGCCGGCGGCCCCGAGGTGTACACCAACTACGCCAAGGCCGGCAATGCCGCTGCTTCGGCCGCTACGGCTGCCGACACGGAGCCTAAGCGCCTGTACCGCGACATGGCCAACCGCAAGATTGCGGGCGTTGCGGCCGGTATTGCCCACTACTTCGCCGTCAATCCGCTCTGGATCCGGCTGGCTTTCATAGGCCTGCTGATTTTCCCGCCCATTGCCTTTGACAATCACGGCAATGACTTTGGCGAGAACCTGGCCGGCTTCTCCCTGATTGCCTACATCATCCTCTGGATTGCGCTGCCCAAGAAGTACGACGCGACGTCGGCCGACGAGGACCCTACTTTCAAGAAGCTCTACCGCGACACCGACACCGGGAAAGTCGGCGGGGTTTCGGCCGGTCTCTCGGCCTACTTTAAAGTGGACGTCGTGCTGATTCGGGTCTTGTTCGTGGCCTTCGTCTTTGCCGGCGGCTTTGCCATCCCACTTTACATCGTGCTCTGGATTCTGCTGCCCGAAGCCAAAACCGTGTCCGACCGGATGCGGATGCGGGGCGACGCGCTGACCCTCTCCAGCCTCGACAGCAACCTGCGCAGTAACTCCGAAGCCGGCCTCGACGGCGCGGGCAACAACCGCCCCGTGGGTGCCTTTCTGGAAAACTTCTTCCACAACGTGCGGCCTCTCTTTAACTTCATCGGCTCGGCCCTGCGCATCTTCATCGGGGTGCTGATGACCATCACGGGCTTCGGTATCCTGCTGGGTCTGGTCATCGCGCTGGGCGTGGGTTTGGGTATGATTCCGGAAAGTCAGAACATCATGCTCTTCGACACGCCGGCATACGTGGCACTCAATGCCATTCCTTCCTGGTCGTTGCTGCCTTTCTTCCTGGTCACGGCCATTCCGCCCCTGGCTATGATGCTGGCTGGCCTGGGCTTGCTGCTGCGCCGCTCAGTGTTGAGCCGCACCGCTAATCTGACGATGTTCGGCCTCTGGCTGCTGGGCTTGGTGGGTTCTTCCGTGGCCATTGCCCAGGTTGCCCGCAACTTCGAAGAAGAAGCCGAAGTGGTGCAGAATCAGAACTTCCCGGCCCTGGCCGCTACTCCCCGCCTCTTCCTCGATGCCCGCCGCATGGACCGGTCTTCCTCGCAATGGGTAGATGTAGAGCTGGCCGCCGCCGACAGCGGTGCTGCTGTCCGGGTTGACAAGAACTTCTCGGCCAGTGGCCCCACCCAGGAAAACGCCCGGCAAATGGCCGTCAGCTCGGTAAGCTACACCGTGCGCCAAAGCAACGACACGACCCTGGTCTTCGATGACCATTTCACCTACCGCCCCGGTGCCGCCTTCCGCGACCAGGACGTGAGCCTGCTGGTGCATCTGCCCCGCAATAAGACGTTCCGCATGAGCCAGAGCTTTGCCTCCATGCTCGACGACGACGACTTCCTGAACGAGCAGCGCCCTAACGATGCCTACAAGCACGCCTACCGCCTCACCGGCAATAAGCTGGAATGCCTCAACTGCACCGGCGAAGACCTGCAGGACAGCTTCGGCAACTTCGATGACGAGGAAGATGTGGAAACGGCCGACAACGACAGCACCGACACGACGGTAGATATCAACTCGGGCGACGAAAACTTCCGGATTCGGGTCAACACCGATGAGGACGAAGACGGTGGCGTGGGCGTTGACATCGACATCGACGACAAAGGCTTCTCCTCCGACCCCAGCCGCTACGGCTCGGCCCGCCGCACCTTCGACCTGAAGGGCTTCCGCACCATTGAGGCCGGGGGCATCTACCGAGTGTATGTGCGCCAGGGCCCCGAATTCAAAGTGGAAGCCGCCGGTGATGAGCGCGACCTGCGCAACCTGCGGGTAGAAACCGACGGCGACGAGCTGCTGATTCGGGACCGTAACCGCAATTCTTTCTTCTCGGGCATGAAGGGCAACCACAAGCCCGTCCTGATTCGGGTGCAGATGCCCGAGCTGACGTCGCTTGATATAAGCGGCATCTCCAAGGCCAACGTAGCCGGCTTCAAAGACCAGTCCTTGCAGGTGCAGCAGTCGGGAGCTTGCTACGCGGTGCTCGACGTGAACGTGCCCCGCCTCGACCTGGACCTGACCGGCGCCTCCCGCGCCGACCTGCGCGGCACGGCCAACGACCTGAACGTGGAAGGCTCCGGCGCCTGCAAGGTGGAAGGCCTGCGCATGAACACCCAAACGGCTGACTTTGACCTGTCGGGTATGAGCAAGGCCCGGGTCCGGGTAGCCAGCCGCCTACGGGCTGAGCTCAGCGGTGCCAGCCGCGTGGAGTATGCCGGCTCACCTGAGCGGGTGCAGAAAGACCTGTCGGGCTCCTCACGCGTGACCCGCCTGCGCACTTCCGGCAACGAGTAA
- a CDS encoding CCA tRNA nucleotidyltransferase: MKTPQLPDLPLFRTIAEAAGELGYPAYIIGGFVRDLALSRESKDVDVVCVGDGIKLAQTVGRKLPGKPRVTVFKNFGTAMLPTPEIEVEFVGARKESYRAESRKPEVEAGTLEEDLARRDFTINALGLSLNPQDFGTLVDRYDGMGDLQRRIIRTPLDPDITFSDDPLRMLRAVRFATQLDFDIEPDTFDALARNKDRIKIVSQERITTELNKIILAPKPSYGFKLLFQCGLLQLIFPKMAQLYGVEKVGQHAHKDNFYHTLQVLDNVVAAGGDLWLRWAAILHDIAKPATKRYDKKVGWTFHGHEDKGARWVPGIFTDLKLPQGEEMRMVQKLVRLHLRPIALVKETVTDSAVRRLLFEAGDDIDRLMLLCRADITSKDHQRKERYLRNFGLVEEKLREVEAKDHLRNFKPVITGEVIMETFGLKPSREVGELKEAVLEAILDGKVRNEFEEAFAYLLQLGQAKGLPPGHLFTHQ, translated from the coding sequence ATGAAAACTCCGCAGCTTCCCGACCTTCCCTTGTTTCGCACCATTGCCGAGGCCGCCGGTGAACTGGGCTACCCAGCCTACATCATTGGGGGGTTTGTGCGGGATTTGGCCCTGAGCCGGGAAAGTAAGGATGTGGACGTGGTGTGCGTGGGCGACGGAATTAAGCTGGCCCAGACCGTGGGGCGCAAGCTGCCGGGCAAGCCCCGGGTTACCGTGTTCAAGAACTTCGGGACGGCCATGCTGCCCACGCCTGAAATCGAGGTTGAGTTTGTGGGGGCTCGTAAGGAAAGCTACCGGGCCGAAAGCCGCAAACCCGAAGTGGAAGCCGGCACGCTGGAGGAAGATCTGGCCCGTCGCGACTTTACCATCAATGCCTTGGGCCTGAGTTTGAACCCCCAGGACTTCGGCACGCTCGTTGACCGTTACGACGGCATGGGCGACTTACAGCGCCGCATCATCCGCACGCCCCTCGACCCGGATATTACCTTCTCCGACGACCCACTGCGTATGCTCCGGGCCGTGCGCTTTGCCACCCAGCTCGATTTCGACATTGAGCCGGATACGTTCGACGCGCTTGCCCGCAACAAGGACCGTATCAAGATTGTGTCCCAGGAGCGGATTACCACCGAGCTGAATAAGATTATCCTGGCGCCCAAGCCCAGTTACGGCTTTAAGCTGCTGTTCCAGTGTGGGTTGTTGCAACTCATCTTCCCGAAGATGGCCCAGCTCTACGGCGTCGAGAAAGTGGGTCAGCACGCGCACAAGGATAATTTCTACCACACCCTGCAGGTACTCGATAACGTGGTGGCCGCCGGTGGCGACCTGTGGCTGCGCTGGGCGGCCATTTTGCATGATATTGCCAAGCCCGCCACCAAGCGCTACGACAAGAAAGTGGGTTGGACCTTCCACGGCCACGAAGACAAGGGTGCCCGCTGGGTGCCCGGCATTTTTACCGACCTCAAATTGCCCCAGGGCGAGGAGATGCGCATGGTGCAGAAGCTCGTACGCCTGCACCTGCGTCCCATTGCCCTGGTCAAGGAAACCGTGACCGACTCGGCCGTGCGCCGCCTGCTGTTCGAGGCCGGCGACGATATCGACCGGCTGATGCTCCTGTGCCGGGCCGATATTACAAGCAAAGACCACCAGCGCAAAGAGCGCTACTTGCGCAACTTCGGGCTGGTGGAAGAAAAGCTAAGGGAAGTAGAAGCCAAAGACCATCTGCGCAACTTCAAGCCCGTCATTACCGGGGAAGTCATCATGGAAACCTTTGGGTTGAAGCCCTCCCGTGAGGTCGGGGAGCTCAAAGAGGCCGTATTAGAGGCTATTCTCGACGGTAAAGTCCGCAACGAGTTTGAGGAAGCCTTTGCCTACCTGTTGCAGCTCGGCCAGGCAAAAGGACTTCCTCCGGGTCACCTTTTCACTCACCAGTAA
- a CDS encoding DUF2306 domain-containing protein gives MSFPAFPAFFALPATALPIRLLLGIHIAVGTIALLAGLVPMLGRKGGLLHIRAGRVYIYAMMAVALTAVLLCVLQPLALSRLFLTGVAVLSFYLSFSGWRAARRHSSRLPFPDRLLAVAAVLVGLFMLVMGLWLQAILFAFFGGLLCLFAGRDTKDFLRPSLAPTPWLLRHFTRLGGSYISAATAFIVVNLGRWLPDGAPAWSSLVGWIVPTVIGTWLISRTVRRYHAQRATTTVGPLS, from the coding sequence ATGTCCTTCCCCGCCTTCCCCGCCTTCTTCGCGCTGCCAGCCACGGCCCTTCCGATTCGTCTGTTACTAGGCATTCACATTGCCGTGGGCACCATTGCCTTACTGGCGGGCCTAGTACCCATGCTCGGCCGCAAAGGCGGCCTGCTGCACATCCGGGCCGGTCGGGTCTACATCTACGCCATGATGGCAGTGGCGCTTACGGCCGTGCTGCTCTGCGTATTGCAGCCGCTGGCCCTGAGCCGCTTGTTTCTGACGGGTGTCGCAGTGCTGAGCTTCTACTTGAGCTTCAGCGGCTGGCGGGCCGCCCGGCGCCACAGCAGTCGGCTGCCTTTCCCCGACCGGCTGCTGGCCGTAGCCGCCGTGCTCGTCGGGCTATTTATGCTGGTGATGGGCCTCTGGCTACAAGCCATTCTATTTGCCTTTTTCGGGGGACTGCTCTGCCTCTTTGCCGGCCGCGACACCAAGGATTTTCTGCGCCCTTCCTTAGCTCCTACTCCCTGGCTGCTCCGGCATTTTACCCGCCTGGGAGGCTCCTATATTTCGGCTGCCACGGCTTTTATCGTCGTGAACCTGGGCCGCTGGCTACCCGATGGGGCCCCGGCCTGGTCGTCGTTGGTAGGTTGGATAGTGCCTACCGTTATCGGTACCTGGCTTATTTCCCGAACCGTGCGTCGGTACCATGCTCAGCGGGCTACCACCACCGTAGGGCCCCTCTCGTAA